The following coding sequences are from one uncultured Cohaesibacter sp. window:
- a CDS encoding glycoside hydrolase family 3 N-terminal domain-containing protein, whose amino-acid sequence MTFIRDISRRTTLKLVAAGLAAPALIRANVVNAAELDNAIGSLIMVGFSGKSAGESFARTIAGHISKGRAASIVYLSTNVGSRKDVLGLNKLFHDAGVTHIAIDHEGGTVQRLKEQQGFTRIAPALTIAQKTNPDGAEKIYAVAAKELAAAGFTFNLGPVADLHRSYNPVIGKNKRSYGKDAKTVIRYAAAFVKAHRRYGITTALKHFPGHGLSKADSHNGFVDIRDTWQPEELTPFAELIHMGLADVVMSGHLYVRVGSGSDGELTTFSRSLIRDALRKRMQFNGLIMTDDLNMGAIRKIASPREAAVKAAMAGYDILLLSNSLKPDPNQPAEAVGWIRDAVRQGQIAENQILDSAARLRRSRSG is encoded by the coding sequence ATGACGTTTATTAGAGATATTTCTCGCCGCACAACCTTGAAGCTTGTCGCTGCTGGTTTGGCGGCTCCCGCGCTCATCCGCGCCAATGTGGTCAATGCCGCAGAGCTGGACAATGCCATAGGCAGTCTGATCATGGTGGGATTTTCCGGCAAAAGCGCCGGTGAAAGCTTTGCGCGAACGATTGCAGGCCATATCTCCAAAGGCCGTGCGGCATCGATTGTTTATCTCTCTACCAATGTAGGCTCGCGCAAGGATGTACTCGGGCTCAACAAACTGTTTCATGATGCTGGCGTCACTCATATCGCTATTGACCATGAAGGTGGCACTGTGCAGCGCTTGAAGGAGCAGCAAGGCTTCACTCGCATCGCACCTGCGCTGACCATCGCTCAGAAAACCAACCCTGACGGTGCCGAAAAAATCTATGCAGTGGCTGCCAAGGAACTTGCTGCGGCTGGTTTCACATTCAATCTGGGGCCTGTTGCCGATCTGCACCGGTCATATAATCCGGTGATTGGCAAAAATAAGCGCTCTTATGGCAAAGATGCGAAAACGGTCATCCGCTATGCTGCTGCCTTTGTGAAGGCGCATCGTCGTTACGGCATCACCACCGCGCTCAAACACTTTCCCGGCCACGGCCTCTCCAAGGCCGACAGTCACAATGGCTTTGTTGATATTCGCGATACCTGGCAGCCGGAAGAGCTGACCCCTTTTGCAGAATTGATCCATATGGGGCTCGCCGATGTTGTCATGTCCGGACATCTTTATGTTCGGGTTGGCAGTGGAAGTGATGGGGAGCTTACGACATTTTCTCGCTCGCTCATTCGCGATGCGTTACGCAAGCGGATGCAGTTCAATGGCCTCATCATGACGGATGATCTCAACATGGGGGCCATTCGCAAGATCGCGTCTCCCCGAGAGGCTGCCGTCAAAGCTGCGATGGCTGGCTATGATATTCTGCTGCTGTCCAATAGCCTTAAGCCAGACCCCAACCAGCCTGCCGAAGCCGTTGGCTGGATTCGAGATGCTGTACGGCAGGGACAAATTGCAGAAAATCAAATTCTGGACAGCGCAGCCCGTCTGCGTCGGTCCCGCTCAGGCTGA
- the hisG gene encoding ATP phosphoribosyltransferase: MSKTPLIIAIPSKGRLQENTNAFFARAGLDVARPGGARNYRGHLKGIDNVEIAFLSASEIAKELKAGSVHLGVTGEDLIREHLATPESYVDLLIKLGFGHANVVIAVPKAWIDVRNMEDLGDVAMDMPARYGHRLRVATKYINLTRAFFASHGIIDYKIVESLGATEGAPAAGSADIIVDITSTGSTLEANNLKIIEDGVMLRSEANLVASLTADWSEEAKSALGEILDRIQAEEAARTIREISAAHYDAATISQQICDEFKEAGVTAPYGHNEHILRLHTPQNSVYAIASRLRALGAISVSVGRLDYVFEASNPLFDHMLKRLAQ, from the coding sequence ATGAGCAAGACACCTCTGATCATTGCAATCCCCTCCAAAGGCCGCTTGCAGGAAAACACAAACGCCTTTTTCGCCCGCGCCGGTCTTGATGTGGCGCGCCCCGGTGGCGCACGCAATTATCGCGGTCACCTCAAGGGCATTGACAATGTCGAGATCGCTTTCCTCTCAGCCTCCGAGATCGCCAAGGAGCTGAAAGCCGGTTCCGTGCATCTGGGCGTGACTGGCGAAGACCTGATCCGAGAACATCTGGCAACACCCGAGAGCTATGTCGATCTGTTGATCAAGCTGGGGTTCGGCCACGCCAATGTGGTCATCGCTGTGCCGAAAGCATGGATCGACGTGCGCAACATGGAAGATCTGGGCGATGTGGCAATGGACATGCCCGCCCGCTATGGTCACCGCTTGCGTGTTGCGACCAAATATATCAACCTTACCCGCGCCTTTTTTGCCAGCCATGGCATCATCGATTACAAGATCGTTGAAAGCCTTGGCGCAACTGAAGGGGCTCCGGCTGCAGGCTCTGCCGATATCATCGTCGATATCACCTCCACAGGTTCGACCCTTGAGGCCAACAATCTCAAGATCATTGAAGATGGTGTCATGCTGCGTTCCGAGGCCAATCTGGTAGCTTCCCTGACGGCAGATTGGTCCGAAGAAGCAAAGTCCGCTCTGGGGGAGATTCTCGATCGTATTCAGGCCGAAGAAGCCGCCCGCACCATCCGCGAGATTTCCGCTGCCCATTATGACGCAGCAACCATCAGCCAGCAGATTTGTGACGAGTTTAAAGAGGCTGGTGTGACCGCTCCCTATGGCCACAACGAGCATATCCTGCGCTTGCATACGCCTCAAAACAGCGTCTATGCCATCGCCAGTCGCCTGCGTGCGCTAGGGGCTATCTCGGTCTCTGTCGGTCGTCTGGACTATGTCTTCGAAGCATCAAACCCGTTGTTTGACCATATGCTGAAACGGCTCGCGCAATAG
- a CDS encoding ATP phosphoribosyltransferase regulatory subunit — translation MTHLTQTMRAELADQFEAAGARVIDLPILYSADLFVDLIGEDIRRRLYVAPGSNGEAMALRPEFTIPVCLHHLRHGEATRKATYACLGPVFRQRSDDEPGEFHQAGIEQIDPEGGMEFDAASVASAVSMVERLSGKRPIVTIGDLGLFSALLNGLGTPAVWQRRLEGAFGDRKVLDRMLKRLEQGGSETHGASAGLARILEGKDPEAVREAVEEMLDIAGLDAVGGRSVGDIAERYMEKAQLAAMAGWDADKLAIILRYLSITGSLDNSLDLLTAFDKEEGGLLGAALEGFAARIQAIKAAVPDGTQLQFKADFGRRLDYYSGFNYELHFEGEGKPVAGGGRYDRLLGILASRAKRGNAVDAVPAIGFVVWLDRLASADNEG, via the coding sequence ATGACTCATCTGACCCAAACCATGCGTGCCGAGCTGGCAGACCAGTTCGAGGCCGCTGGTGCCAGAGTGATTGATCTGCCGATCCTTTATTCTGCGGATCTGTTTGTCGATCTGATTGGCGAAGACATTCGGCGTCGGCTTTATGTCGCGCCCGGTTCCAATGGTGAGGCAATGGCCCTCCGGCCAGAATTCACCATTCCCGTCTGTCTGCATCATTTGCGCCATGGAGAGGCAACCCGCAAGGCAACCTATGCCTGCCTCGGGCCGGTCTTCCGTCAACGATCAGACGACGAACCGGGTGAGTTCCATCAAGCTGGTATCGAGCAGATCGACCCTGAGGGCGGGATGGAATTCGATGCGGCCAGCGTCGCCAGCGCCGTTTCCATGGTGGAGCGCCTTTCTGGTAAACGCCCGATTGTGACTATTGGTGATCTCGGCCTCTTTTCTGCATTGCTCAATGGTTTGGGCACGCCTGCCGTTTGGCAGCGTCGTCTGGAAGGGGCTTTCGGAGATCGGAAAGTGCTCGACCGCATGCTCAAAAGGCTGGAGCAGGGTGGTTCTGAAACCCACGGCGCCTCCGCCGGTCTTGCTCGGATCCTTGAAGGCAAGGACCCCGAGGCAGTGCGAGAGGCGGTTGAAGAAATGCTCGATATCGCCGGGCTCGACGCCGTTGGCGGTCGCTCTGTAGGCGATATTGCTGAACGCTATATGGAAAAGGCCCAACTGGCGGCCATGGCTGGATGGGATGCCGACAAGCTGGCAATCATCTTGCGCTATCTTTCCATCACCGGATCGCTGGACAACAGCCTTGATCTTCTGACAGCCTTTGACAAGGAAGAGGGCGGCCTGTTGGGCGCGGCGCTGGAAGGGTTTGCCGCTCGCATCCAAGCCATCAAGGCAGCAGTGCCAGATGGAACCCAGCTACAATTCAAGGCCGATTTTGGCCGCCGCCTCGATTATTATTCCGGCTTTAATTACGAGTTGCACTTCGAAGGCGAAGGCAAGCCGGTTGCTGGTGGCGGGCGCTATGACCGCTTGCTGGGCATTCTTGCCTCCCGCGCCAAACGGGGCAATGCGGTGGACGCGGTTCCGGCTATTGGCTTTGTCGTCTGGCTTGATCGCCTCGCATCAGCGGACAATGAAGGCTAA
- the hisS gene encoding histidine--tRNA ligase → MMAKNKKPNKLQARLPRGFVDRTADDIRAADDMLAKIKAVYEHHGFDPIETPTFEYTDCLGKFLPDTDRPNAGVFSVQDDDEQWMSLRYDLTAPMARHVAENINEIQLPYRTYRVGYVYRNEKPGPGRFRQFMQFDADTVGAPGVQTDAEACMMMADTMEALGIERGNYVIRVNNRKVLDGVMEEIGFGGDEHAEARLTVLRAVDKLDKFGPDGVRLLLGEGRKDESGDFTKGAGLSPENVEKVIAFTQGTLDMENDGTRELDTMQAIFDACGYGEDRIKIDPSVVRGLEYYTGPVYEAELLFDVTNEKGEVVQFGSVGGGGRYDGLVKRFVGRDVPATGFSIGVSRLMTALKNLGKLGNETMVAPVLVTVMDGDVASLGHYMKMVQELRAEGVRAELYQGNWKKFGNQLKYADKRGCPLAIIQGSDEKEKGIVQIKDLEEGKRLSAEIEDNATWRESRPAQVEVPLSEMVETVKKMLADQAADRAAETK, encoded by the coding sequence ATCATGGCAAAGAATAAAAAGCCCAATAAGCTCCAGGCCCGCCTGCCGCGCGGATTTGTGGACCGGACTGCCGACGATATTCGCGCAGCCGATGACATGCTCGCTAAAATCAAGGCCGTCTATGAGCATCATGGCTTCGACCCGATTGAGACGCCGACCTTTGAATATACCGATTGCCTTGGCAAGTTTCTGCCCGATACCGATCGTCCCAACGCTGGCGTATTCTCCGTGCAGGACGATGACGAGCAATGGATGAGCCTGCGCTATGATCTGACCGCGCCGATGGCCCGTCATGTTGCGGAGAATATCAACGAGATCCAGCTGCCTTACCGCACCTATCGCGTTGGCTACGTTTATCGCAATGAAAAGCCGGGGCCGGGTCGTTTCCGCCAGTTCATGCAGTTCGATGCCGATACGGTTGGTGCACCCGGCGTGCAGACCGACGCCGAAGCCTGCATGATGATGGCCGATACCATGGAAGCGCTCGGCATCGAGCGCGGCAACTATGTCATTCGCGTCAACAACCGCAAGGTTCTCGATGGCGTCATGGAAGAAATCGGCTTTGGCGGCGATGAGCATGCCGAAGCCCGCCTCACGGTGCTGCGCGCCGTTGACAAGCTCGACAAGTTTGGCCCCGATGGCGTCCGTCTTCTGCTTGGCGAAGGCCGCAAGGATGAAAGTGGCGACTTCACGAAAGGCGCAGGCCTCAGCCCTGAAAATGTCGAGAAGGTCATTGCTTTCACTCAAGGCACGCTTGATATGGAAAATGACGGCACGCGCGAGCTGGACACCATGCAGGCCATCTTTGATGCCTGCGGCTATGGTGAAGATCGCATCAAGATCGACCCGTCTGTTGTCCGTGGTCTCGAATATTACACCGGCCCGGTCTATGAGGCCGAATTGCTGTTTGATGTAACCAACGAGAAGGGCGAAGTGGTCCAGTTCGGCTCCGTAGGTGGCGGTGGTCGTTATGATGGCCTCGTCAAGCGCTTCGTCGGGCGTGATGTTCCGGCAACCGGTTTCTCCATCGGCGTTTCCCGCCTGATGACTGCCCTCAAGAATCTGGGCAAGCTGGGCAACGAGACCATGGTTGCTCCCGTTCTGGTCACCGTCATGGACGGCGACGTAGCAAGCCTTGGCCATTATATGAAGATGGTGCAAGAGCTGCGCGCTGAAGGCGTTCGCGCCGAGCTTTATCAGGGCAACTGGAAGAAATTTGGCAATCAGCTGAAATATGCCGACAAGCGCGGCTGCCCGCTGGCCATCATTCAGGGCTCCGACGAGAAAGAAAAGGGCATCGTCCAGATCAAAGATCTGGAAGAAGGCAAGCGTCTTTCCGCCGAGATCGAGGACAACGCCACTTGGCGCGAAAGCCGCCCCGCTCAGGTGGAAGTGCCGCTTTCCGAGATGGTCGAGACCGTGAAAAAGATGCTCGCAGATCAGGCCGCTGATCGCGCCGCCGAGACGAAATAA